In a genomic window of Meriones unguiculatus strain TT.TT164.6M chromosome 8, Bangor_MerUng_6.1, whole genome shotgun sequence:
- the Foxred2 gene encoding FAD-dependent oxidoreductase domain-containing protein 2 isoform X2, with protein MGPSGLLLALALHLAVCSRPHWDYCVLGAGPAGLQMAAFLQRAGRDYQVFERESAPGSFFTRYPRHRKLISINKRHTGKANAEFNLRHDWNSLLSDDPHLLFRHYSKAYFPDASDMVRYLDDFARRLRLHVRYNTNITHVALDKDPQAWNGHYFILTDQKGQAYQCSVLLVATGLSVPKLVDFPGSEHVEGYESVSVDPEDFVGQNVLILGRGNSAFETADNILGVTNFVHMLSRSRVRLSWATHYVGDVRAINNGLLDTYQLKSLDGLLESDLEHLALVKDSKGKLRITLRFFLEENNSSQRADSIPLPQDDNDNFAMRVAYDRVIRCLGWKFDFSIFNQSLRLSSGTEFSKKYPLIRPSYESKGSRGLFILGTASHSVDYRKSAGGFIHGFRYTVRAVHRLLERRHHGIAWPCTEHPITELTSSVIRRVNEASGLYQMFSVLADIILLKENATAFEYLEEFPMQMLAQLETLTGRTARHGLFVINMEYGKNFSGPEKDVFFYDRSVAHIEDAWMSNFLHPVIYYYRHLPTEQDMRFRPAQWPLPRPIALHHIVEDFLTDWTAPVGHILPLRRFLENCLDTDLRSFYAEPEPSTFAVLTVWE; from the exons ATGGGTCCCTCGGGGCTGCTGCTGGCCCTCGCCCTGCACCTGGCGGTGTGCTCCCGTCCGCACTGGGACTATTGCGTGTTGGGCGCCGGTCCCGCGGGCCTGCAGATGGCCGCCTTCCTGCAGCGGGCCGGCAGGGACTACCAGGTGTTTGAACGCGAGTCCGCCCCTGGCAGTTTCTTCACTCGCTACCCACGCCACCGCAAGCTCATCAGCATCAACAAGCGGCACACGGGCAAGGCCAACGCTGAGTTCAACCTCCGCCACGACTGGAACTCTCTGCTCAGCGATGACCCACACCTGCTCTTCAGACACTACTCGAAGGCTTACTTTCCCGATGCCAGCGACATGGTGCGCTACCTGGATGACTTCGCGCGGCGCCTGCGGCTCCACGTGCGGTACAACACAAACATCACTCACGTGGCTCTGGACAAGGATCCGCAAGCCTGGAACGGCCATTACTTCATTCTGACCGACCAGAAGGGCCAGGCTTACCAGTGCAG TGTCCTGCTTGTAGCTACTGGATTGTCGGTCCCCAAACTGGTTGACTTCCCTGGCTCCGAACATGTGGAGGGTTACGAGTCTGTGTCCGTGGACCCTGAAGACTTTGTGGGTCAGAATGTGTTGATCCTGGGCCGTGGGAACTCAGCCTTTGAGACAGCAGACAACATCTTGGGTGTCACAAACTTCGTCCACATGCTGAGCCGTTCCCGGGTTCGGCTCTCCTGGGCCACCCACTATGTTGGAGACGTCAG AGCCATCAACAATGGCCTGCTGGACACCTACCAGCTGAAATCACTGGACGGACTCCTGGAGTCGGACCTGGAGCATCTGGCCCTCGTGAAGGACAGCAAGGGCAAGCTCCGCATCACCCTCAGGTTCTTCCTGGAGGAGAACAACAGCAGCCAGAGGGCCGactccattcccctcccccaggatGACAATGACAACTTTGCCATGCGGGTGGCCTATGACCGCGTCATCCGTTGCCTGGGCTGGAAGTTTGACTTCTCCATTTTCAACCA GTCCCTCAGACTCTCCTCAGGGACTGAGTTCAGCAAGAAGTACCCACTGATTAGACCCAGCTATGAATCCAAAGGAAGCCGGGGTCTCTTTATCCTAGGGACCGCCAGCCACTCAGTGGACTATCGGAAATCTGCTGGCGGCTTCATCCATGGATTCCGATACACAG TGCGTGCTGTCCACCGGCTGCTGGAGCGTCGGCACCATGGCATCGCCTGGCCGTGCACAGAGCACCCCATCACAGAGCTGACCAGCTCTGTCATTCGTCGTGTCAATGAAGCTTCCGGGCTGTACCAGATGTTCAGTGTGCTGGCTGATATCATCCTGCTGAAGGA GAACGCCACAGCATTTGAGTACCTGGAAGAGTTCCCCATGCAGATGCTGGCCCAGCTGGAGACGCTCACAGGGAGGACAGCGCGCCACGGGCTCTTTGTCATCAACATGGAATATGGCAAAAACTTCTCTGGGCCAGAGAAGGACGTGTTCTTTTATGACCGGTCTGTGGCCCACATAGAGGATGCCTGGATGTCCAACTTCCTCCACCCTGTCATATACTACTATAGGCATCTCCCTACCG AGCAAGATATGCGGTTTCGGCCTGCACAGTGGCCCCTGCCTCGGCCCATAGCCCTCCACCACATTGTGGAGGACTTCCTGACTGACTGGACAGCCCCGGTGGGGCACATTCTCCCACTGAGGCGCTTCCTGGAGAACTGTCTGGACACGGATCTTCGAAGCTTCTATGCAG AGCCAGAGCCAAGCACCTTTGCAGTTCTAACAGTCTGGGAGTAG
- the Foxred2 gene encoding FAD-dependent oxidoreductase domain-containing protein 2 isoform X3: MGPSGLLLALALHLAVCSRPHWDYCVLGAGPAGLQMAAFLQRAGRDYQVFERESAPGSFFTRYPRHRKLISINKRHTGKANAEFNLRHDWNSLLSDDPHLLFRHYSKAYFPDASDMVRYLDDFARRLRLHVRYNTNITHVALDKDPQAWNGHYFILTDQKGQAYQCSVLLVATGLSVPKLVDFPGSEHVEGYESVSVDPEDFVGQNVLILGRGNSAFETADNILGVTNFVHMLSRSRVRLSWATHYVGDVRAINNGLLDTYQLKSLDGLLESDLEHLALVKDSKGKLRITLRFFLEENNSSQRADSIPLPQDDNDNFAMRVAYDRVIRCLGWKFDFSIFNQSLRLSSGTEFSKKYPLIRPSYESKGSRGLFILGTASHSVDYRKSAGGFIHGFRYTVRAVHRLLERRHHGIAWPCTEHPITELTSSVIRRVNEASGLYQMFSVLADIILLKENATAFEYLEEFPMQMLAQLETLTGRTARHGLFVINMEYGKNFSGPEKDVFFYDRSVAHIEDAWMSNFLHPVIYYYRHLPTEQDMRFRPAQWPLPRPIALHHIVEDFLTDWTAPVGHILPLRRFLENCLDTDLRSFYAGASFVP, from the exons ATGGGTCCCTCGGGGCTGCTGCTGGCCCTCGCCCTGCACCTGGCGGTGTGCTCCCGTCCGCACTGGGACTATTGCGTGTTGGGCGCCGGTCCCGCGGGCCTGCAGATGGCCGCCTTCCTGCAGCGGGCCGGCAGGGACTACCAGGTGTTTGAACGCGAGTCCGCCCCTGGCAGTTTCTTCACTCGCTACCCACGCCACCGCAAGCTCATCAGCATCAACAAGCGGCACACGGGCAAGGCCAACGCTGAGTTCAACCTCCGCCACGACTGGAACTCTCTGCTCAGCGATGACCCACACCTGCTCTTCAGACACTACTCGAAGGCTTACTTTCCCGATGCCAGCGACATGGTGCGCTACCTGGATGACTTCGCGCGGCGCCTGCGGCTCCACGTGCGGTACAACACAAACATCACTCACGTGGCTCTGGACAAGGATCCGCAAGCCTGGAACGGCCATTACTTCATTCTGACCGACCAGAAGGGCCAGGCTTACCAGTGCAG TGTCCTGCTTGTAGCTACTGGATTGTCGGTCCCCAAACTGGTTGACTTCCCTGGCTCCGAACATGTGGAGGGTTACGAGTCTGTGTCCGTGGACCCTGAAGACTTTGTGGGTCAGAATGTGTTGATCCTGGGCCGTGGGAACTCAGCCTTTGAGACAGCAGACAACATCTTGGGTGTCACAAACTTCGTCCACATGCTGAGCCGTTCCCGGGTTCGGCTCTCCTGGGCCACCCACTATGTTGGAGACGTCAG AGCCATCAACAATGGCCTGCTGGACACCTACCAGCTGAAATCACTGGACGGACTCCTGGAGTCGGACCTGGAGCATCTGGCCCTCGTGAAGGACAGCAAGGGCAAGCTCCGCATCACCCTCAGGTTCTTCCTGGAGGAGAACAACAGCAGCCAGAGGGCCGactccattcccctcccccaggatGACAATGACAACTTTGCCATGCGGGTGGCCTATGACCGCGTCATCCGTTGCCTGGGCTGGAAGTTTGACTTCTCCATTTTCAACCA GTCCCTCAGACTCTCCTCAGGGACTGAGTTCAGCAAGAAGTACCCACTGATTAGACCCAGCTATGAATCCAAAGGAAGCCGGGGTCTCTTTATCCTAGGGACCGCCAGCCACTCAGTGGACTATCGGAAATCTGCTGGCGGCTTCATCCATGGATTCCGATACACAG TGCGTGCTGTCCACCGGCTGCTGGAGCGTCGGCACCATGGCATCGCCTGGCCGTGCACAGAGCACCCCATCACAGAGCTGACCAGCTCTGTCATTCGTCGTGTCAATGAAGCTTCCGGGCTGTACCAGATGTTCAGTGTGCTGGCTGATATCATCCTGCTGAAGGA GAACGCCACAGCATTTGAGTACCTGGAAGAGTTCCCCATGCAGATGCTGGCCCAGCTGGAGACGCTCACAGGGAGGACAGCGCGCCACGGGCTCTTTGTCATCAACATGGAATATGGCAAAAACTTCTCTGGGCCAGAGAAGGACGTGTTCTTTTATGACCGGTCTGTGGCCCACATAGAGGATGCCTGGATGTCCAACTTCCTCCACCCTGTCATATACTACTATAGGCATCTCCCTACCG AGCAAGATATGCGGTTTCGGCCTGCACAGTGGCCCCTGCCTCGGCCCATAGCCCTCCACCACATTGTGGAGGACTTCCTGACTGACTGGACAGCCCCGGTGGGGCACATTCTCCCACTGAGGCGCTTCCTGGAGAACTGTCTGGACACGGATCTTCGAAGCTTCTATGCAG
- the Eif3d gene encoding eukaryotic translation initiation factor 3 subunit D has protein sequence MAKFMTPVIQDNPSGWGPCAVPEQFRDMPYQPFSKGDRLGKVADWTGATYQDKRYTNKYSSQFGGGSQYAYFHEEDETSFQLVDTARTQKTAYQRNRMRFAQRNLRRDKDRRNMVQFNLQTLPKSAKQKERERIRLQKKFQKQFGVRQKWDQKSQKPRDSSVEVRSDWEVKEEMDFPQLMKMRYLEVSEPQDIECCGALEYYDKAFDRITTRSEKPLRSIKRIFHTVTTTDDPVIRKLAKTQGNVFATDAILATLMSCTRSVYSWDIVVQRVGSKLFFDKRDNSDFDLLTVSETANEPPQDEGNSFNSPRNLAMEATYINHNFSQQCLRMGRERYNFPNPNPFVEDDMDKNEIASVAYRYRRWKLGDDIDLIVRCEHDGVMTGANGEVSFINIKTLNEWDSRHCNGVDWRQKLDSQRGAVIATELKNNSYKLARWTCCALLAGSEYLKLGYVSRYHVKDSSRHVILGTQQFKPNEFASQINLSVENAWGILRCVIDICMKLDEGKYLILKDPNKQVIRVYSLPDGTFSSEEDEEDEEEEEEEEEEEET, from the exons ATGGCAAAGTTCATGACACCTGTGATCCAGGACAACCCCTCGGGCTGGGGTCCCTGTGCCGTTCCTGAGCAGTTTCGGGATATGCCCTACCAGCCATTCAGCAAAGGAGATAGGCTGGGGAAG GTTGCAGACTGGACGGGGGCCACATACCAGGACAAGAGGTATACAA ACAAGTACTCCTCCCAGTTCGGTGGGGGAAGTCAGTATGCATATTTCCATGAGGAGGATGAGACCAGTTTCCAGCTGGTGGACACGGCGAGGACACAGAAGACTGCCTACCAGCGGAACCGGATGAGATTCGCACAG CGGAACCTCCGCAGAGACAAAGATCGACGAAACATGGTGCAGTTCAACCTACAGACACTGCCTAAAAGTGCCAAGCAGAAAGAGAG AGAACGAATTCGCTTGCAGAAAAAGTTCCAGAAGCAATTTGGCGTGAGGCAAAAATGGGACCAGAAGTCACAG AAGCCCCGAGACTCTTCAGTTGAAGTTCGCAGTGATTGGGAGGTGAAGGAGGAGATGGACTTCCCTCAGCTGATGAAGATGCGCTACTTGGAAGTGTCAGAGCCTCAAGACAT TGAGTGTTGTGGCGCACTGGAGTACTATGACAAAGCCTTCGACCGCATCACCACGAGGAGTGAGAAGCCTCTGCGGAGCATCAAGCGCATCTTCCACACGGTCACCACCACAGACGACCCTGTCATCCGGAAG CTGGCAAAAACACAGGGCAATGTGTTTGCCACCGACGCCATCCTGGCCACACTGATGAGCTGCACCCGCTCTGTGTACTCCTGGGACATTGTCGTCCAGAGAGTGGGATCTAAACTCTTCTTTGACAAGAGGGACAATTCCGACTTTG ACCTCCTGACTGTGAGTGAGACGGCCAACGAGCCTCCTCAAGATGAAGGCAACTCCTTCAACTCACCCCGCAACCTGGCCATGGAGGCCACCTACATCAACCACAACTTCTCCCAGCAGTGCCTGAGAATG GGGAGAGAAAGATACAATTTCCCCAACCCAAACCCGTTTGTGGAGGATGACATGGATAAGAATGAGATCGCCTCTGTTGCTTACCG TTACCGCAGATGGAAGCTTGGAGATGACATTGACCTTATTGTCCGCTGTGAACACGATGGTGTCATGACTGGAGCCAACGGGGAAGTGTCCTTCATCAACATCAAAACGCTCAACGAGTGGGACTCGAGG CATTGTAATGGCGTTGACTGGCGTCAGAAGCTGGACTCTCAGCGTGGGGCTGTCATCGCCACTGAGCTGAAGAACAACAGCTACAAGTTGGCGCGGTGGACCTGCTGTGCCCTGCTGGCTGGATCTGAGTACTTGAAGCTCGG GTATGTGTCCCGGTACCACGTAAAGGACTCCTCACGCCATGTCATCCTGGGCACCCAGCAGTTTAAGCCAAATGAGTTTGCCAGCCAGATCAACCTGAGCGTGGAGAATGCCTGGGGCATCCTGCGCTGTGTCATTGACATCTGCATGAAGCTGGACGAGGGCAAGTACCTCATCCTCAAGGACCCCAACAAGCAGGTCATCCGGGTCTACAGCCTGCCTGATGGCACCTTCAGCTCCGAGGAAGacgaagaagatgaagaggaggaagaggaagaagaggaag aggAAGAGACTTAA